The Rhodopirellula halodulae DNA segment CGCAACCTATGGGCTGGGTCGCCCCCTCACATTCGCGGACCATGCCCACATCGACCAGATCACAGCCGAAGTCCGCAAACGCGGCGACGGCTTGTCGACGATGGTTCAACAAGTCGCCACCAGCGATCTGTTTCAATCCAACTGATTCAATCGCCCCACCTTCACGCCATCCGAATTGCCAACGAAACGTCCGAAGGATTCTGCCATGACATCGCCACTGAACCGATTGGATCGCCGTCGCTTTCTTCGCGGTACCGGGGTCGCTCTCGCCTTGCCGTGGCTGGAGTGTGCACGCCCTAATTCAGCGTTCGGCACGGAAACTGTCAGCAATCCTAAACGTCTGGCGTGTTTCTACTTTCCCGATGGCGTTCCGATGCCTTTGGCCGAAGACCCCGCTCACCAAGATTGGTCTTGGTTTCCGCATGGCGGCGGATCGGAGTTCACATTCACTCAGTGCATGACGCCCTTTGAATCGTTGCGAGAGGACCTCAGTGTGCTGTCCGGGTTCTCCCATCCCAAGTCACGCAGCGTTCATGGTCACTCCAATGCCGATCAATTCTTGACGGCAGCCGACACCGGATCCAACGGTCCCTACGAGAACAACATTTCGCTGGACCAAATCGTTGCGGAACATGTTGGTAACCAAACACGTTACTCGTCGTTGGTGATGTCCACCGACGGAGGCACCGGGACGCCGCGTGGGACGCACACGCTGTCGTTCAATCGCAATGGACGCCCGATCCCAGCGGAGAATCGCCCCAAGCGGATCTTCGACATGTTGTTTGTCAAAAGCGACAACAACGCCGCTCAACGTTTGGCACTCAGCCAAAGTGCATTGGATGATCTGTTGGCCGATGCCAAGGCACTTCGCAAAACACTGTCGGCCAATGACCAATCCAGCCTGGACGAATACTTGGACTCCGTTCGCGAAGCGGAGATCAAGGTTGAAAAGGCCAAACACTGGCTCAACACGCCACTGCCAACCGTCGATGCAGACCATCTGAATTTGAACGTCACTCCGGACGAACCACGTCAGTATCTGCAGACCATGTTCGAGTTGATCTACCTCGCGTTTCGGACCGATTCGACTCGTGTGGCGACCTATCAAATTGGACGTGAAAACGGTGTCGGAATCAGCGATCACTTGGCACGTGCGGTTGGATTCAATCTCTCGCACGCTTTGTCACATGAAACCAA contains these protein-coding regions:
- a CDS encoding DUF1552 domain-containing protein; the protein is MTSPLNRLDRRRFLRGTGVALALPWLECARPNSAFGTETVSNPKRLACFYFPDGVPMPLAEDPAHQDWSWFPHGGGSEFTFTQCMTPFESLREDLSVLSGFSHPKSRSVHGHSNADQFLTAADTGSNGPYENNISLDQIVAEHVGNQTRYSSLVMSTDGGTGTPRGTHTLSFNRNGRPIPAENRPKRIFDMLFVKSDNNAAQRLALSQSALDDLLADAKALRKTLSANDQSSLDEYLDSVREAEIKVEKAKHWLNTPLPTVDADHLNLNVTPDEPRQYLQTMFELIYLAFRTDSTRVATYQIGRENGVGISDHLARAVGFNLSHALSHETKNPGGWKNFGIYCHFLNEEFARFLTRLKETAEPAGTGSMLDNTMLLYGSASSAFHLSRNYPLVLAGGKNMGLQHGKYLNFAGANPQGGAWDGGREPWQQEISHEDRPLSNLFVTMLQQLDVQTEQFADSDGKVNELVA